The Vitis riparia cultivar Riparia Gloire de Montpellier isolate 1030 chromosome 10, EGFV_Vit.rip_1.0, whole genome shotgun sequence genome includes a region encoding these proteins:
- the LOC117923260 gene encoding stigma-specific STIG1-like protein 1 has protein sequence MAMKLLKLLFILSITTSIVSAASSANENNEDNSIVGAAWTADENKEDSAVESHLALPEGEETTSSIGTSDFRLQNKYLICDKFPQICRRKSTPGPDCCQKKCVNLTKDPNNCGECRRKCRHNYICCSGHCVNPYVDPLNCALHAAPTMELSSLFSLALDAAETMEVVMESVKRSFSSFMAMNEEKL, from the exons atggccaTGAAGCTGCTAAAACTCCTCTTCATACTCTCCATCACCACCTCCATTGTTTCTGCAGCATCGAGTGCCAATGAAAACAACGAAGACAACTCCATTGTTGGAGCAGCATGGACTGCTGATGAAAACAAGGAAGACTCAGCTGTGGAAAGCCACTTAGCATTGCCTGAAGGCGAAGAAACAACTTCTTCAATTGGGACTAGTGACTTCAGGTTGCAGAACAAGTACTTGATCTGTGATAAATTTCCACAGATTTGTCGTCGGAAGTCCACCCCTGGTCCAGATTGCTGTCAGAAGAAATGCGTAAACCTAACGAAGGATCCAAATAACTGTGGAGAGTGCCGCCGCAAGTGCAGACACAACTATATATGCTGCAGCGGGCATTGCGTGAACCCCTATGTCGATCCATTGAACTGCG CACTCCATGCTGCTCCAACAATGGAGTTGTCTTCGTTGTTTTCATTGGCACTCGATGCTGCAGAAACAATGGAGGTGGTGATGGAGAGTGTGAAGAGGAGTTTTAGCAGCTTCAtggccatgaatgaagagaagcTGTGA
- the LOC117923261 gene encoding stigma-specific STIG1-like protein 1: MKSLKLVILMLALLLVMTAIRSVSSAEEEDFMFHLDQDDSIAAEAENSDQLPLLESEQPISLRGTSRFLTEAARIKVTCDKYPTVCRAKGSAGKYCCKKKCVNVRTDRLNCGACGKKCRYSEICCKGKCVNPSSDRRNCGGCGKKCKKGSLCVHGMCSYS, translated from the coding sequence ATGAAGTCCCTAAAGCTCGTTATTCTCATGCTGGCCCTGCTCTTGGTCATGACTGCTATACGCTCAGTCTCATCAGCTGAAGAAGAAGACTTCATGTTTCATCTAGACCAGGATGACAGCATCGCTGCTGAAGCTGAAAATTCTGATCAACTTCCATTACTTGAAAGCGAGCAGCCGATATCGCTTAGGGGGACTAGCCGGTTTCTGACGGAGGCGGCCCGGATCAAGGTGACGTGCGACAAGTACCCTACAGTATGCCGAGCCAAGGGAAGTGCAGGGAAGTACTGCTGCAAGAAGAAGTGTGTGAATGTGAGGACGGACAGGCTCAACTGTGGAGCGTGTGGGAAGAAGTGTAGGTACTCTGAGATTTGCTGCAAAGGGAAGTGCGTCAACCCTTCTTCAGACAGGAGGAATTGTGGGGGCTGCGGCAAGAAGTGTAAGAAAGGGAGTCTCTGCGTGCATGGGATGTGCAGCTACTCGTAG
- the LOC117924285 gene encoding stigma-specific STIG1-like protein 1: MKSLKLVILMLALLLDMAAIRSVSSAEEEDFMFHLDQDDSIAAEAENSDQLPLLESEQPISLRGTSRFLTEAARIKVTCDKYPTVCRAKGSAGKYCCKKKCVNVRTDRLNCGACGKKCRYSEICCKGECVNPSSDRRNCGGCGKKCKKGSLCVHGMCSYS, encoded by the coding sequence ATGAAGTCCCTAAAGCTCGTTATTCTCATGCTGGCCCTGCTCTTGGACATGGCTGCTATACGCTCAGTCTCATCAGCTGAAGAAGAAGACTTCATGTTTCATCTAGACCAGGATGACAGCATCGCTGCTGAAGCTGAAAATTCTGATCAACTTCCATTACTTGAAAGCGAGCAGCCGATATCGCTTAGGGGGACTAGCCGGTTTCTGACGGAGGCGGCCCGGATCAAGGTGACGTGCGACAAGTACCCTACAGTATGCCGAGCCAAGGGAAGTGCAGGGAAGTACTGCTGCAAGAAGAAGTGTGTGAATGTGAGGACGGACAGGCTCAACTGTGGGGCGTGTGGGAAGAAGTGTAGGTACTCTGAGATTTGCTGCAAAGGGGAGTGCGTCAACCCTTCTTCAGACAGGAGGAATTGTGGGGGCTGCGGCAAGAAGTGTAAGAAAGGGAGTCTCTGCGTGCATGGGATGTGCAGCTACTCGTAG